The following is a genomic window from Geoalkalibacter halelectricus.
TTGCGTGAAGGAGAAACCTTGTCCAGTTTTATGGAAGAGGCATTGCGGTCTGGTATCCAGAACCGGAGAATCCAGCGAGAATTTATTGCTCGTGGTTTGGCCGCAAGGGACGAGTCTCGACGGACTGGGGAATATTATTCGGCAGAAGATGTCTTCAATGAACTGAGAGGGATGCTTGCTCAGGCAGAGGCAAAGAGCAGAGGCAAAGAGGAATAAGTGAATTATCGGATTCGCTATACACGAGCAGCTAAGGACGATCTTGTTCGGCTCTATGGTTTCCTTGTTGAACGGGACGTTGATGCTGCACGTAAAGCCCTAGATTCCATTCAGAAGGGCATAGAATTTCTACAGGAATTCCCCTTCACCTGCCGGAAGGCAACGCCCGAAGATCCTCTGTTGCGCGAAATGATCATTTCTTTTGGTGCAATGGGGTATGTCGTTCTTTTCGAAATTGAGAACAGTAAGACCGTAACCATTTTAGCGGTTCGGCACCAGCGCGAGGAGGACTATCACTAACCCCTAGGAAAATTGACCGGTTCGATAATGCACCCCCTGCCATACACAAGAACGCCCTCGGTCACCAAATCTTGTCGCTATTTTTTTTGCACGGCTCTGGCTGCAGTGGTTTTCCCCCTGCCCGACATTGGAGGGTCAGCAAGACGGTATCCTTTCGAGCCCTTTTTCGCCATCGACTTGACTCGGAACGACTTATCGGACGGCCTTTCCCTTGACGGCTCTGGCCGGTCGGAAAAGATTGGCTTTATCTAATTCTGGTTGGGTTTTCATCGGGTGGCCAAAAAATAAATCCGTCCCCTTTTTCCTTCCAGTGCGTGCAGCACCAATGCGGATTCCGTCTCGAAAAAGCTGTTCGAGCAACTGGTGATCGACGAGGAACGCCACTACGACCAGTACGATAACGAGGTCGACAACCTGGATCGCTTCGGCAAGGAATATCTCGCCCTGCAGTCGACCGAACGCGGCAGGGCACGCGCAAAGGGTGGTCCGGGCGCCGATTAGGCGAGCCATAGCTAGATCTGGCATGCAGACGGCTTAACGGATCATCCCCTTAAGCCGTTTTTTTTCAGACACTCCGAGCCCGAAAACCCATGAAGACCGATTCCCTTCTGTTCGCCTTTGGGCCGTCCTTTCTGGCCGGGCTTGCCACGGACATCGGCAGTTCGTTGTCCTTTTTTACCCGCCGCCCCATTTTGAGGTAAGGGGTGTGTAGTCAGATATAGAATAAAACAGTGATGTTTGAATTTCGGAGAGGTAACCCAGCTATCGGTTGTATTACACCGAGTACAACGGCTCGGGAGATCCAAGATGGTACCCCTGTCCGTAATCCACCCCGATTTTCAGGAGCTGTGCCCTGACCGGTTCCGATTCGATGAACTCCGCGATCGTCTGGATTCCCGCGACATGGGCGACGCGGTGGATGGCCTCGACGAAAGCGCAGTCCATGGGGTCGCTGAGGATGTTCTGAACAAAAGCTCCATCGATCTTGAGATAATTCACCGGTAGCATCTTCAGATAGGGAAAAGAACTCAGGCCGCTGCCGAAATCGTCCAGGGCGAAGCGGCAGCCTTCTGCGCGGATATCCTTGATGAACTCGGTGGCTCGTCCGAGGTGCGTGATGGCCGCCGTCTCAGTGATCTCGAAACAGAGACGTTGCGGTGGAATCCTGTACTGCCGCAGTTTCTCTCGCAGATAATCGAAAAAGGCGGCGTCGCTGAGACTACTTCCCGAGAGATTGATGAAACAGGTTTCCTCGGCCAGCGAGACATTATTCCGGTTCCGCGCCAGATGGGAGAGGACGGCATCGATGACCC
Proteins encoded in this region:
- a CDS encoding type II toxin-antitoxin system RelE/ParE family toxin; the protein is MNYRIRYTRAAKDDLVRLYGFLVERDVDAARKALDSIQKGIEFLQEFPFTCRKATPEDPLLREMIISFGAMGYVVLFEIENSKTVTILAVRHQREEDYH
- a CDS encoding YlcI/YnfO family protein, encoding MKSATIPSLRVEPELRQAAESVLREGETLSSFMEEALRSGIQNRRIQREFIARGLAARDESRRTGEYYSAEDVFNELRGMLAQAEAKSRGKEE